The following is a genomic window from Solanum lycopersicum chromosome 6, SLM_r2.1.
AGCAaagaaacttttgaaaatagaaaataactcAGAACGatctttcattaaaaaaacCCAAGTACATCTTGAATaatcatcaatgaaactaaCAAAATAACGAAATCCTAAGGTGGAACTAACTCTACTAGGACCCCAAATATCagaatgaactaatgaaaaaaTAGACTCTAAACGACCCTCAGTATTACGAGAAAACGTAGCACGAATGTGTTTTCCAAGTTGACATGACTCACAATCTAATGTAGATAAACTAGACAAACTAGGCACCATCTTTTGCAGTTTGGATAGACTCGGTGTCCCAGACGTTTGTGAATTAGATCTGGGGAATCTGTAACGGAGCATGCTGTCAAGGAATTTGAAGAGGTAAGATAGTAAAGGCCTTGTGATTCATATCCTGTTCCAATCCTCTGTCCCGTATTGCGGTCCTGTATGAGAAAAAAATCATCGAAAAAAGTTATGCTACAATGTAGGGATTTCGTCAAGCGACTAACAGATGCTACAATGTAGGACTCAATGCCTACATAATGATGTCCCTTTTACCTATCCCTGATGGGGTCATTGAGAGATTGGATGCTCTAAGAAGAAATTTTCTCTGGGAAGGAAATAGGGAAACCATGGAATTCCACTTGGTAAAGTGGGATGCACTGCTTGGGAGTAAACAAAAAGGGGGTATGGGGCTGAGGACTTAAAAACACAGAATCAATGCCTTGTAATGAAGTGGCTCTGGAAACTTGCATCTAGTGAACTGGCACTCTGGAAAGAAGAAGTAATCCAGTTGAAATATGAAATGACAGATCATTGGACCACCAAAATGGCCACCGACACTTATGGAATCAGCCTTTGGAGGTCCATCAGGAATCTGTGGCCAAAGCTAAGAGAGAATTGTAGTATAAGAACAAAAATAGCTGGAATTTTTCTTTCTGGGAAGACAACTGACTTGAACAAGCTTCCCTTAAGGATACCTTTAATGGCATATACATCCTAAACCAACAACAAAGGGCCATTGTGGCTTAAGTTTTGTCAGAACAAGGATGGAAGTTGAGCTTTACAAGACCTTTTAATGACTGGGAGATTTTGAGGTTAGTTGAGTTCTACAACAAGTTGGAGCAATTCAAAGCAACTTCAAATGACCTCGATAGATTGGAGTTGCAGGGCCACAGTCAAGGTAGATTCAGTGTGAAAGGCGCCTACAAAAAGCTTAATGCTTATGATAATCAGATTAATGACTGGCCTTGGAAGCTTATATGGAAAGTTAAAATTCCTTGTAAAGTTTCCTGTTTTACTCGGCTTTGGCTAAACAAGCTGTGTTAACTCAAGAAATCTCATGAAGAGGGGGATCCATCTTAGCCCTAGGTGCCTCTTTGTGAAGAAAAGGTTGAGACAGTAACTCATCTATTTATACGCGGCAGGATTACCTTTTAACTGTGGGAAATCTTCCTTAATATGAAGGGTCTGAGCTGGGTGATGCCCAGGAAAATAGCTCAGACCCTGAAGATCTGGAGCAGCTATGATAACATTTCTGACCACGAGGATAGGTGGAAAATTACACCAGCGTGTATCTGGTAGTGTGCTTGGACACAAAGAAACCTCAAGTGCCACCAGAACAAGATCTAGAAACAGTTATAGACGTCTTAAGCTCTTTGTAGTTTTTTGTTAAAGGGTTGAACATCTTCTGGATACTCTACCTGAATTGTAATTAGGAAACCTGATTTTCTGGTTGttactttctcaaaaaaaaatggttaacttatatataaacataaatattttttgacgactaaacataaatatttaaaagctTTGgtattgaaatataattttatagatGTTCTTTCAAATTAAACCAGTAATTTGTTCGTATTTTAagctttatttttcttaaacttaAACTGTTCGTACTTTAagccttatttttctttcaaatgatGCCTGTTAAGAAATAACATTTTTTACTTTTCCTAATTTAATGAACTTTTTTATGGAATCAACATGTATATAACTTTTTCATGTAGAACTTAACTATTTTAtcctaaattatataaaataatgatcatctcatattttgcaaaatattttaatattaacaaAAGTGAAAAATGTACTTTTGAGGAAACTGGTGGAAAAATATCGGGAAAAGAATAGGGACTTGCTTATGGTGTTCATTGAGCTTGAAAAGACTTACAGCAAAGTCCCGAGGGAAGTCCTCTAGAGATGCCTAGAGGTTAGAGATGTACTGGTAGCTTACATTAGGGGGTTGTATTGTTGCGCCAATCGATTTTTGTGCGTCTCATTTTCTGACCTTTGGTGCAGCAATTTTCGACATTGCTAGAGAATCAAGCAAATGTCACAAATCCAGGGGAGAGAATGAGAATTCAATCATATGCTTTGAGAACAGGCGGTCTTTTCCGAAACATAGGTGCTATGCTACTTGAGCTTGGTCGGACGGCAATGACATTGCGAATGGGCGAAACACCAGTATGTTTTCTCTTTCAAGAGTGTAGTATCACCCTTTCTGTGGTTATTTCCCAGATTTGTTGTTTTCTCTTCTCATCCTGCTATAAGAAGGTAAAAAGTATTTAACAAGGGAAAAACAACCGTAGGCTGATGCTGTTGTGAATGCTGGACCCGCTGTTTTTGTGTCCACTGCTGGCCCCAATCCTATAATGGTTCAGGTTATTTTCTTGTCAGATATATACTTCATTATGCAGCCGATTGTGTGGATGCTTGATATCTGTTCCTTTGATTGTATAGCCATTACCTTTTCAGCCAAATACAAGCTTTGGGGCTGTTTCTGTTGGAACTGTACAAAATAATACTGGATTTTCTGGGGGATCTGTTAGTTCTGGCTTTATTCCAAGGAATATTGACATTAGAATACGAACAGGTTACTTTTTCTTGTTAGTGTTTATTATGCTGTTGCTAGGTACAAAGACTGCATGTTTATCTTCTCTTTTACTCACTCACTTGTATCATTAGGTTCATTTATGGCTTCAAATCCGAATCGAAGAGAGCCTGCTGGTGGTCCACAGCAACCAGGGCAAGCTGGTCAAGCAGCTTCTATTGGTGGAAGTTCTGATCAACAGAACACTGGAGGCTCTAGAAGCTCTTCTGCCAGGGAGTCAGCTGTGCGGGTAGTTCCTATTAGGACTGTAGTTACTGCAGTTCCAGCTTCCATTGGGCGTTCAACTTCTGATTCAGTTCGAAATCCCATGGGAATATTCTATCCAGTTTTAGCTAGAGTGCAACATGTCAGTTCTGGGAATTCTAACAGTTCAGGAGCTTCTCAAGAATCTGATCAAAATAATTTACATGGTATTGACACTCGAGACCCAGCTAATCCTGATTCTGCTGGGCAACAACAAAATGCTGGACTTCCTAGTGTTGAAGGTAACcagttttttatataattattgctTTCTGTTGGTTTATGTATAAGCGCTTGCAATTTTTTTCTCTGAACATGGTGCTAAATCTTATGAGGTGGAAGATGGTTGCACTTTGACAAGTTTTGTGGACTTTCTGTACTTCACACTTGACAAGTGTGACATATCCAACATCCGTTATCATAAAGTTGCGGTATATATTACTGGTCACAAATTCAACCTTTTTTCATAACTTTCATAGGTCACTGGCATGTATTGTTCAATAGATTTCCTTTCTTGTCTATTGTATCAATCTTCCATCTTAGAAGGAAACATTTTTCATGATGGATATTTCCAGGTTTTGTATGAACTAAATATAACTGAGGCTTTGACATGTCAGTTGCATCAATATTCTTCGTATGCtacatatcaaaaaaaaaaaaaaaactttgtatGCTCCAGTTTGATAAAACGGAGTTAAAAGTATTTAAGGTCAAATCTGGTAGAGTTTTTGTTTATTTCTGAGTTCCAAGAGAGGAACATGTgatattgcaatgtggttaTATGACTGTGATTTACTTGGTCTGACATTGCTTTTGATTTTCCGTTTTGAGTATATAAGCTTATGCAAAAACTATCTCTACGTATTTGATATGTCACAATGGTTTCAGGTAACTTTAGCTCATTCAGTGAAGCATCAAATGGTGACGAGTTTTCTGCTCAGTACCAAAGTAGTGTTGACCAACTTCTGAGGTCATTATTCTCTGGGGAATCTATTCATCCTGAGAATGTTAATGATCGTGGTGTAAGTATGAATTCCTCTAGTGGAGATGGTGTGGAAGCTGAAAACAATAGCAATTCTCAGGGGACAGAAGCAGCAAGAGATGACGGGGTTTTTCTATCAAATATTCTACGTCATATCATGCCAATTATTTCTGAAACCAATGGAACATCATCAGCTAATTTACCTAGTGAGCGATCAAATATGGCTGAAGATGGAAGCGATGGTCGTCAAACACAGGTATATTTATATGCTTGAcatcttattttcttatatgaaGCCAAATTTGAAATCAAGGTTGATTTGAAAAGAGACTTAATAGTTTGCAACACCTATCACTTGTAGAATTGAAAGCTTTGCACAATAGACTATATATTCCAGCATCATTTGCTTTTCTGCAGGCGCAAGAAAACACAGAGAATGCAAGTTCTTCGCATGAGCGTCGCGATCCTCCACTGCCACCAAGCTCAAAGCGTCAAAAGGTAATTGCCCCTTTATCCTAACCAGAAAAGAGGAAAGAGAAGGCCCTGAATGCATTCaaagtaaaatggaaaaaaaaagagaagaagaaacaaatagATAGATGGAGGAGTAGTTTAGGGAGAAAGCAAGAAAAGAATAATATTGTCATTGTTCTGAACTgaactaggattgtttgttGTAATCACCATTGTATGATAAACTAGATTATCATCTTGTTGACTGCTATCATAGTATCTGAAATAGGAATTTCTGGTATTCCAAAGAGTTGGGCTTACAATCAGTCGAGTCGATTGTGGAAGATTGATCTTAGTGATACATAACACATAAATCTTTCTTGCATGTTAAGTCCTCACTGGATTGTCTTTGGtgatttaaaaacaaatttaat
Proteins encoded in this region:
- the LOC101255405 gene encoding ubiquitin-like domain-containing protein CIP73 isoform X3, which encodes MVSNGAEDVQICGSGEAECPETTVEIKIKMLDSQTYTLRVDKCVPVPALKEQIATVTGVLTEQQRLICRGKVLKDDQLLSAYHVEDGHTLHLVVRQPSSDSTPDPQATASASNAGYSQGNRVSPDMVVGTYSSSDHGDGIFPDLNRIVTAVLGSFGIASAGGGNEGIDLHGFGPASLGNIRDSGRSQTEQADTRDQSNVTNSASARSTDVPPEALQAPVIPDSLTTLTQYLSHLTVEFRANARGQSETTQSAGVHLADRTALEATAHSIGERGFPTPASLAEVIILTRQLFMEQVVECLSQFSTLLENQANVTNPGERMRIQSYALRTGGLFRNIGAMLLELGRTAMTLRMGETPADAVVNAGPAVFVSTAGPNPIMVQPLPFQPNTSFGAVSVGTVQNNTGFSGGSVSSGFIPRNIDIRIRTGSFMASNPNRREPAGGPQQPGQAGQAASIGGSSDQQNTGGSRSSSARESAVRVVPIRTVVTAVPASIGRSTSDSVRNPMGIFYPVLARVQHVSSGNSNSSGASQESDQNNLHGIDTRDPANPDSAGQQQNAGLPSVEGNFSSFSEASNGDEFSAQYQSSVDQLLRSLFSGESIHPENVNDRGVSMNSSSGDGVEAENNSNSQGTEAARDDGVFLSNILRHIMPIISETNGTSSANLPSERSNMAEDGSDGRQTQAQENTENASSSHERRDPPLPPSSKRQKGE
- the LOC101255405 gene encoding ubiquitin-like domain-containing protein CIP73 isoform X4, which gives rise to MVSNGAEDVQICGSGEAECPETTVEIKIKMLDSQTYTLRVDKCVPVPALKEQIATVTGVLTEQQRLICRGKVLKDDQLLSAYHVEDGHTLHLVVRQPSSDSTPDPQATASASNAGYSQGNRVSPDMVVGTYSSSDHGDGIFPDLNRIVTAVLGSFGIASAGGGNEGIDLHGFGPASLGNIRDSGRSQTEQADTRDQSNVTNSASARSTDVPPEALQAPVIPDSLTTLTQYLSHLTVEFRANARGQSETTQSAGVHLADRTALEATAHSIGERGFPTPASLAEVIILTRQLFMEQVVECLSQFSTLLENQANVTNPGERMRIQSYALRTGGLFRNIGAMLLELGRTAMTLRMGETPADAVVNAGPAVFVSTAGPNPIMVQPNTSFGAVSVGTVQNNTGFSGGSVSSGFIPRNIDIRIRTGSFMASNPNRREPAGGPQQPGQAGQAASIGGSSDQQNTGGSRSSSARESAVRVVPIRTVVTAVPASIGRSTSDSVRNPMGIFYPVLARVQHVSSGNSNSSGASQESDQNNLHGIDTRDPANPDSAGQQQNAGLPSVEGNFSSFSEASNGDEFSAQYQSSVDQLLRSLFSGESIHPENVNDRGVSMNSSSGDGVEAENNSNSQGTEAARDDGVFLSNILRHIMPIISETNGTSSANLPSERSNMAEDGSDGRQTQAQENTENASSSHERRDPPLPPSSKRQKGE
- the LOC101255405 gene encoding ubiquitin-like domain-containing protein CIP73 isoform X2; this encodes MGHDHAAVIGHLAYRDLHARLHNTEGYHSLQLCRVAVIVVHKLTTIYESAVFVPMVRKPHPSSLGLKPNHPNKSQMSGVERNLEKMVSNGAEDVQICGSGEAECPETTVEIKIKMLDSQTYTLRVDKCVPVPALKEQIATVTGVLTEQQRLICRGKVLKDDQLLSAYHVEDGHTLHLVVRQPSSDSTPDPQATASASNAGYSQGNRVSPDMVVGTYSSSDHGDGIFPDLNRIVTAVLGSFGIASAGGGNEGIDLHGFGPASLGNIRDSGRSQTEQADTRDQSNVTNSASARSTDVPPEALQAPVIPDSLTTLTQYLSHLTVEFRANARGQSETTQSAGVHLADRTALEATAHSIGERGFPTPASLAEVIILTRQLFMEQVVECLSQFSTLLENQANVTNPGERMRIQSYALRTGGLFRNIGAMLLELGRTAMTLRMGETPADAVVNAGPAVFVSTAGPNPIMVQPNTSFGAVSVGTVQNNTGFSGGSVSSGFIPRNIDIRIRTGSFMASNPNRREPAGGPQQPGQAGQAASIGGSSDQQNTGGSRSSSARESAVRVVPIRTVVTAVPASIGRSTSDSVRNPMGIFYPVLARVQHVSSGNSNSSGASQESDQNNLHGIDTRDPANPDSAGQQQNAGLPSVEGNFSSFSEASNGDEFSAQYQSSVDQLLRSLFSGESIHPENVNDRGVSMNSSSGDGVEAENNSNSQGTEAARDDGVFLSNILRHIMPIISETNGTSSANLPSERSNMAEDGSDGRQTQAQENTENASSSHERRDPPLPPSSKRQKGE
- the LOC101255405 gene encoding ubiquitin-like domain-containing protein CIP73 isoform X1; the encoded protein is MGHDHAAVIGHLAYRDLHARLHNTEGYHSLQLCRVAVIVVHKLTTIYESAVFVPMVRKPHPSSLGLKPNHPNKSQMSGVERNLEKMVSNGAEDVQICGSGEAECPETTVEIKIKMLDSQTYTLRVDKCVPVPALKEQIATVTGVLTEQQRLICRGKVLKDDQLLSAYHVEDGHTLHLVVRQPSSDSTPDPQATASASNAGYSQGNRVSPDMVVGTYSSSDHGDGIFPDLNRIVTAVLGSFGIASAGGGNEGIDLHGFGPASLGNIRDSGRSQTEQADTRDQSNVTNSASARSTDVPPEALQAPVIPDSLTTLTQYLSHLTVEFRANARGQSETTQSAGVHLADRTALEATAHSIGERGFPTPASLAEVIILTRQLFMEQVVECLSQFSTLLENQANVTNPGERMRIQSYALRTGGLFRNIGAMLLELGRTAMTLRMGETPADAVVNAGPAVFVSTAGPNPIMVQPLPFQPNTSFGAVSVGTVQNNTGFSGGSVSSGFIPRNIDIRIRTGSFMASNPNRREPAGGPQQPGQAGQAASIGGSSDQQNTGGSRSSSARESAVRVVPIRTVVTAVPASIGRSTSDSVRNPMGIFYPVLARVQHVSSGNSNSSGASQESDQNNLHGIDTRDPANPDSAGQQQNAGLPSVEGNFSSFSEASNGDEFSAQYQSSVDQLLRSLFSGESIHPENVNDRGVSMNSSSGDGVEAENNSNSQGTEAARDDGVFLSNILRHIMPIISETNGTSSANLPSERSNMAEDGSDGRQTQAQENTENASSSHERRDPPLPPSSKRQKGE